In Penicillium psychrofluorescens genome assembly, chromosome: 5, a single window of DNA contains:
- a CDS encoding uncharacterized protein (ID:PFLUO_007340-T1.cds;~source:funannotate), producing MSMLASLLRPKGPHRQSENSPLSPPHATRETSPWLRAATRPRITRRYRRIGLRDVPELNDANENLEDTWIEEEEEPEEEEGEEEDGLLESTPLLPIFSASHLDALPVYDITLAIRPLIAARCETTLSWEQLRSPQVSQFLVKPIQQQIMTDHFSRATLYALMANCLQFQKEVHLHPENSGTSQTRAMVSELLAIKLLKDYTTRELIDALSYEFYPLQGQDPAPGLPQGPRRKRLAGAGRVSCLEVAIRAQAKRFLAHPVVVQQLEAIWAGTIVFHSAADNLHRRVKWTSTEGHNYGTAADHNGDSTLDSRTGSFRRSVTLYNPRDASLFKLSRLRVPRYRQFLSTLSFAVLLGLFLAVLQQHSGQITSLEIVFWLWSAGFMLDEIVGFNEQGFSLYLMSFWNLFDLGILLLLFCYYCLRICGAILPGPDGMRLSDLAYDVLAACAVLLFPRLFSILDHYRYFSQLLIAFRIMASDLIAVFVLIVVACSGFFFAFLSFGDNHSPSEIAYGLFQMLMGFTPTAWSMWDEYNFLGKTILTVFLFICHFVVVTILITVLTNSFMRIVQNANQEHQFLFAVNTISMVKSDALFSYVAPTNIIAWLVAPFRYLMPFRQFIRLNRTIIKITHLPILFTICFYEKTILTARAVEPMDLIEATPRAEAAGLAHNWQPRRFRAFSTRAPRLVREPSVATYHKDQALEEVFRENFGDSQVRHRPGTLHGNRSSSVIKDWIHEMGSGPVHPPDEQDPSEVDRLEMFPRRFRFPLRRNTLTRPRNFTETTHSVASNPEERISHFDSPAFQPRRPRGLRSPTKAREPSQHTDMEGDDELTSEDGDSHDDQPSTKKAVGDDAQPVESTAKPNLKFYTSRPSTSRLASRRNSPNRRPRHQRTVSGVTMLYNPMESADEKIDGEMIPPHPNVDSSDDDPVPLTSTSLDRGTMKRQPGGAGRVRHVSQGLSPISVPAMEHLYLPNRPATARPRAPLLFDLGSDLGDNKAVAGGFAGILPSSFNTNLPLATGGLRRSDMFSQPQDMLSKLVLARMNNIEEGFREVIKEVKDLRRGGSSRSRSRTDEIQPATRERKKRGDRKEQKKRSQTSQDNPAGNDGRPSGELNAPDNATRASN from the exons ATGTCTATGCTAGCCTCCCTGCTCCGTCCCAAGGGACCGCACCGGCAGTCGGAAAACTCGCCGTTGTCACCCCCTCACGCGACCAGAGAAACTTCACCATGGCTTCGAGCTGCCACCCGACCGAGGATCACGCGACGTTACCGCCGAATCGGACTCCGCGACGTGCCAGAGCTCAATGATGCGAACGAGAACCTGGAGGACACCTggattgaggaggaggaggagccagaagaagaggagggagaagaagaagatggcctgCTCGAATCGACACCGCTCTtgcccatcttctccgcatcaCATCTGG ATGCCCTGCCGGTGTACGACATCACTCTTGCCATCCGTCCATTGATTGCCGCCCGCTGCGAGACCACGCTGTCATGGGAGCAACTGCGCTCGCCCCAGGTCTCGCAGTTCCTGGTCAAGcccatccagcagcagatcatGACCGACCACTTTTCACGCGCGACCCTCTATGCGTTGATGGCCAACTGCCTGCAGTTCCAGAAGGAGGTTCACCTCCATCCAGAAAACAGTGGAACCAGCCAGACTCGAGCAATGGTGAGCGAACTGCTTGCAATCAAGTTGTTGAAGGACTACACTACCCGCGAATTGATCGACGCCCTCTCCTACGAGTTTTATCCCCTACAAGGCCAGGATCCGGCTCCGGGATTGCCTCAGGGTCCTCGGCGCAAGCGATTGGCGGGAGCTGGGCGAGTATCCTGTCTCGAGGTGGCCATTCGTGCCCAGGCAAAACGGTTTCTGGCTCATCCGGTGGTGGTACAGCAATTGGAGGCCATATGGGCCGGAACGATTGTCTTCCATTCGGCTGCTGATAATCTACACCGTCGAGTAAAATGGACTTCCACAGAGGGACACAACTATGGGACAGCCGCGGACCACAATGGTGACTCGACACTAGATTCTCGGACGGGCTCCTTCCGGCGCTCAGTGACTCTGTACAACCCTCGAGATGCGTCGCTGTTCAAGCTTTCGCGACTGAGAGTCCCGCGCTACCGGCAGTTCCTCTCCACTCTGTCTTTCGCCGTGCTTCTTGGACTGTTCCTGGCGGTGTTACAACAGCACAGTGGGCAGATCACGTCGCTGGAGATTgtcttctggctctggagtGCAGGATtcatgctggatgagattgTTGGTTTCAATGAGCAGGGCTTTAGTCTCTACTTGATGAGCTTTTGGAACTTGTTCGACCTGGGGATtttgctgcttcttttctGCTATTACTGCCTTCGGATCTGCGGCGCCATTTTGCCTGGTCCGGATGGGATGAGACTGTCCGACCTAGCCTACGACGTTCTTGCAGCCTGTGCAGTACTGTTGTTTCCTCGACTTTTCTCCATCTTGGACCACTATCGCTATTTCTCTCAGTTGCTGATTGCTTTTCGCATTATGGCATCTGATTTGATCGCCGTGTTTGTGCTGATTGTTGTCGCATGCAGCGGATTTTTCTTCGCATTCCTGTCCTTTGGGGACAATCACTCTCCCAGTGAGATCGCGTACGGCTTGTTCCAGATGTTGATGGGGTTTACACCCACCGCGTGGTCGATGTGGGATGAGTACAACTTCTTGGGCAAGACCATTTTGACcgtctttctcttcatctgTCACTTCGTGGTGGtcaccatcctcatcaccgtGCTTACGAACTCGTTCATGAGGATCGTTCAAAATGCCAATCAGGAGCACCAGTTTCTCTTCGCCGTCAACACGATCTCGATGGTGAAATCAGACGCGCTTTTCTCTTATGTGGCTCCCACAAATATTATCGCCTGGCTTGTGGCGCCGTTCCGATATCTGATGCCTTTCCGCCAGTTCATTCGGCTCAACAGAACCATCATCAAGATCACACACTTGCCGATTCTGTTTACCATCTGTTTTTATGAGAAAACCATTCTCACCGCGCGCGCAGTCGAGCCAATGGACCTGATCGAGGCCACACCACGCGCAGAAGCAGCCGGTCTCGCCCACAACTGGCAGCCTCGGCGATTCCGCGCGTTCAGCACCAGGGCTCCGCGTCTAGTTCGTGAACCATCAGTGGCGACATATCACAAGGACCAGGCGCTAGAGGAAGTGTTCCGCGAAAATTTCGGAGATAGTCAGGTCCGTCATCGTCCGGGCACACTCCATGGGAATCGGAGCAGCAGTGTGATCAAGGACTGGATACACGAAATGGGCTCGGGGCCTGTTCATCCTCCGGACGAGCAGGATCCTTCAGAGGTGGATCGACTCGAGATGTTCCCTCGACGATTCAGGTTCCCCTTGCGCCGAAACACATTAACCAGACCTCGAAATTTCACCGAAACGACCCACTCAGTGGCCTCTAACCCTGAAGAAAGAATTAGCCATTTTGACAGCCCGGCGTTCCAGCCTCGGCGTCCCAGAGGGCTTCGATCACCCACAAAGGCGCGGGAGCCTTCTCAGCACACCGACatggaaggagatgatgaacTCACCAGCGAGGATGGGGATTCGCATGATGATCAGCCCTCGACTAAGAAGGCCGTTGGCGACGATGCCCAGCCAGTTGAGAGCACTGCGAAACCCAATCTGAAATTTTACACCTCTCGACCATCCACTTCCCGATTGGCATCTCGCCGGAACAGCCCTAACCGACGTCCCAGGCACCAGCGAACTGTCTCTGGCGTCACCATGCTCTACAATCCCATGGAGTCGGCGGATGAGAAGATTGATGGTGAGATGATACCTCCACACCCCAACGTCGATTCGTCAGACGACGATCCAGTTCCCCTGACTTCTACTTCTCTCGATCGAGGCACCATGAAGAGACAGCCGGGGGGTGCAGGCCGGGTTCGACATGTCTCGCAGGGACTCAGCCCGATCTCCGTCCCCGCTATGGAACATCTTTATCTCCCCAATCGTCCAGCAACGGCACGACCCCGAGCCCCCCTCCTGTTCGACCTAGGATCAGACCTCGGCGACAACAAAGCAGTGGCTGGTGGGTTTGCCGGCATTTTGCCCTCCAGCTTCAATACGAATCTTCCCCTTGCGACAGGAGGCCTGCGTCGCTCCGACATGTTCAGCCAGCCACAAGATATGCTCAGCAAACTGGTCCTGGCTCGCATGAACAACATCGAAGAAGGATTCCGTGAGGTTATCAAAGAGGTCAAAGATCTCCGTCGCGGCGGATCTAGTCGCAGCCGGAGTCGAACGGATGAAATCCAGCCTGCCACCCGTGAGCGAAAGAAGCGCGGTGACCGAaaggagcagaagaaacgCTCGCAGACGTCTCAGGACAATCCAGCGGGCAATGATGGACGTCCATCCGGGGAACTAAATGCGCCCGACAATGCGACACGGGCGTCTAACTAG
- a CDS encoding uncharacterized protein (ID:PFLUO_007341-T1.cds;~source:funannotate): protein MAVVTGDIHRSRGAAMKSRNIAILSIVGVIGGTWLLFRMMAPQKGAYVTSNEEMEAFRGGDSLQTDTGNKTAKPPRKGYSVPRGSV from the exons ATGGCCGTCGTGACAGGGGATATACACCGGAGTCGCGGGGCAGCGATGAA ATCCcgcaacatcgccatcctcagTATCGTCGGCGTCATCGGAGGCACATGGCTGCTCTTCCGGATGATGGCCCCTCAGAAAGGAGCGTACGTCACTAGCAATGAGGAAATGGAGGCCTTCCGGGGAGGTGACTCGTTGCAGACCGACACGGGCAACAAGACGGCCAAGCCGCCGCGGAAGGGGTACTCGGTGCCGCGGGGGTCGGTGTGA
- a CDS encoding uncharacterized protein (ID:PFLUO_007342-T1.cds;~source:funannotate) — MSSEPPLVATDEHLQRYFDMTPAEGQALGQAQQQEQNQQQSPQTFRSPTTPHSFTNRPAPLANVLPLLLLDGADTLVYIDPPPQDVDNTTWTSSGQTTPHRVHSEKLLSSGSTFFKRAIQPRYQAQVRKRRGLADRLPNGIKYVIDLTPPDADEDAIIFMTELSCPMAIRTWALQKTLWSLPSECVGGKDEITWPEENEEEPLDPLSMPNDDDELSKTLNPPENTISDFLATQIKKSGLPVEYSPHRHREGIEHILHVLEGLNPKIDTPCKIWTFYGLAKIFDVLTVPAISNHLVSWFYDSTNTNIIQFHPEAAYRVGFGLQAAGLCRDSFVGLVADEALLYLVRAANQQPMDRNQCQTLACSRIHDSLDDTEVQRIEYASKSFADHVVNRFLHLIGEEMSWMNGLAEFQKLTSHLGQWPDDQNIVLVLILTLKDYVRSRLYAELRKARDTARTTSVIPSESHGTQGAFDPYSDMDHLAPGVIYKRQHILQRILGKAFWSRLLGVTLSGDSEHQSLTNPEFQRHRSIRDLGNGLPAFRDQGYARIRRVAIDEVWSRVKDFNKAVSWQAAYDNMSTTKTPCSNYANPPAMPTWNLVTDLRRPGHGYRSSQADTGGDSIWNSETPGPTLMNAGQTTSLVTDLQRPGFVAAPSHAAAEGAYATGSQVSPFFPFDLPVPNTLRQNQTPGSTMNDPTVLKFLPDEGWTRQHNQFELWVFFDEVSKYLNKYAYDMLYSEEMSLADFKHLNTLFVLTDNEYRFLPLWAGGNDDGTGGVFTDHDIPNMETGGFSTPGPAVHTGSLASTQDSFSEINPSDSRSTIQRASHEATNSHVSEVMSMDSMELTNDSGQAHVSAVNHADAILSDWSMEDTEEELELDSDSTLTAGSASDAGDFDMDEDEDVGFELVDGQH, encoded by the coding sequence ATGTCCTCGGAACCACCCCTCGTAGCCACCGATGAGCACCTCCAGCGGTACTTCGACATGACACCGGCAGAGGGACAGGCGCTGGGAcaggcgcagcagcaggagcagaaCCAGCAACAGTCGCCCCAGACATTCCGTTCTCCAACTACACCCCATAGTTTTACGAATCGTCCAGCCCCGTTGGCCAACGTTCTgccgttgctgctgctcgaCGGCGCCGACACGCTGGTGTATATTGACCCTCCCCCACAAGATGTGGACAATACCACATGGACTTCCTCAGGCCAGACAACCCCCCACCGCGTTCACAGCGAGAAGCTGCTGAGTTCGGgctcgaccttcttcaaGAGGGCCATTCAGCCGCGCTATCAAGCCCAGGTGCGTAAGCGGCGTGGGTTGGCCGATAGACTGCCCAACGGCATCAAATATGTGATCGATCTGACCCCGCCTGACGCGGATGAGGATGCGATTATCTTCATGACGGAGCTGTCGTGTCCGATGGCCATTCGCACCTGGGCGCTGCAGAAGACCCTCTGGAGTCTGCCGTCCGAATGTGTCGGGGGCAAAGACGAAATAACTTGGCCTGAGGAGAACGAAGAAGAGCCGCTGGATCCGTTGTCGATGCCTAACGACGATGACGAGTTGTCGAAGACGCTTAATCCCCCCGAGAACACCATAAGCGACTTTCTTGCGACTCAAATCAAGAAGTCTGGCTTACCTGTGGAATACTCGCCCCATCGGCATCGCGAGGGAATCGAACACATCCTTCATGTTTTGGAGGGTCTAAACCCAAAAATCGACACCCCGTGCAAGATCTGGACTTTCTATGGGCTGGCGAAGATTTTTGACGTCTTGACGGTGCCGGCCATAAGTAACCACCTTGTTTCTTGGTTCTACGACTCGACCAACACGAACATCATCCAGTTCCACCCTGAGGCCGCATACCGGGTGGGCTTTGGACTCCAAGCGGCTGGCCTGTGCCGTGATTCGTTTGTTGGGCTTGTGGCGGACGAGGCTCTTTTGTACCTGGTTCGAGCGGCGAATCAGCAGCCCATGGATCGCAATCAGTGCCAAACCCTCGCCTGCAGCCGGATTCATGATTCACTTGATGATACCGAGGTGCAACGCATCGAGTACGCTAGTAAGAGCTTTGCAGACCATGTCGTCAACCGCTTTCTTCACTTGATCGGAGAAGAAATGAGCTGGATGAACGGGTTGGCTGAATTCCAGAAGCTTACGAGTCATCTCGGACAATGGCCTGATGATCAAAATATCGTGCTAGTGCTCATTTTGACGTTGAAGGACTACGTCCGGAGCAGATTATACGCGGAACTGCGCAAGGCGAGGGACACGGCGCGGACAACGTCTGTGATCCCATCGGAGTCTCATGGTACACAGGGAGCGTTTGACCCCTACAGCGATATGGATCACCTTGCCCCTGGGGTGATATATAAACGGCAACATATCCTCCAACGAATTTTGGGCAAGGCGTTCTGGAGCCGCCTTCTCGGTGTCACCTTGAGCGGGGATTCAGAGCACCAATCACTTACTAACCCGGAATTCCAAAGACATCGTTCGATTCGTGATCTGGGCAACGGTCTACCGGCGTTCAGAGACCAGGGATATGCGCGCATTCGTCGCGTTGCTATTGACGAGGTCTGGTCACGAGTCAAGGATTTCAACAAGGCTGTTTCTTGGCAAGCCGCTTATGACAATATGTCAACCACTAAGACTCCGTGTTCGAACTATGCCAATCCTCCCGCTATGCCGACGTGGAATCTAGTGACAGATCTCCGCCGGCCGGGACATGGCTATCGATCCAGTCAGGCGGATACGGGCGGTGATTCGATCTGGAACTCTGAAACTCCAGGGCCAACCCTGATGAACGCCGGCCAGACCACGAGTTTGGTCACAGATCTGCAGCGTCCGGGGTTCGTTGCTGCACCAAGCCATGCAGCTGCGGAGGGGGCCTATGCCACCGGCTCTCAGGTCAGCCCATTCTTCCCCTTTGATCTTCCAGTCCCGAATACCCTACGCCAGAACCAAACGCCAGGGTCGACCATGAACGACCCCACCGTTCTGAAGTTCCTACCGGACGAAGGGTGGACTAGACAACACAATCAGTTTGAACTATGGGTCTTCTTCGACGAAGTCTCCAAATACTTGAACAAGTATGCGTATGATATGCTGTACTCCGAGGAGATGTCCCTTGCGGACTTCAAGCACTTGAACACCCTCTTCGTCCTGACGGACAACGAATACCGATTCCTACCACTATGGGCGGGCGGCAATGATGACGGAACCGGCGGCGTTTTCACTGACCACGATATCCCCAATATGGAAACGGGGGGGTTCTCGACGCCCGGGCCCGCCGTGCACACCGGCAGTCTCGCATCTACCCAAGATTCGTTCAGCGAGATCAATCCTAGTGATTCGCGAAGTACGATCCAGCGGGCATCGCATGAGGCGACGAATAGCCATGTCTCAGAGGTCATGTCCATGGACTCGATGGAGTTGACCAATGACAGCGGACAAGCTCATGTCTCAGCTGTGAATCACGCCGATGCTATTCTGTCGGATTGGTCCATGGAGGAtacggaggaggagctcgagctggaCAGTGACAGCACTTTGACTGCCGGGTCTGCCTCTGATGCTGGAGATTTCGAtatggatgaggatgaggatgttgggTTTGAGCTGGTGGATGGACAACACTGA
- a CDS encoding uncharacterized protein (ID:PFLUO_007343-T1.cds;~source:funannotate): MASSSKPPSFLLYSCVAHRTTILAEHSSPGTSSSAASSLASIILPKISHDKSQKLTYTHERLFVHYIADSPTGASADEHGSRSSEPNSYAPLSFVVVATAEQGRRIPFAYLLEMKRKFLSTYAPNSTDYSALPAYGCAAFNAELRTLLQTYNTAPPADSLASARREIDSVRDIMTENIERVLERGERIDLLVDKTDRLGGSAHDFRIRSRGLRRRMWWKNIKLMVMLGIVVVFLLYLFIGAGCGLPAWSKCVGHKKED, encoded by the exons atggcctcgtcctcAAAGCCACCGAGCTTCCTGCTCTA CTCCTGCGTAGCCCATCGAACCACCATCCTCGCCGAACACTCCTCCCCGGGCACCTCATCCAGCGCGGCCTCGTCCCTAGCATCCATCATCCTCCCCAAGATCTCTCACGACAAGTCCCAAAAACTCACCTACACCCATGAACGCCTGTTCGTCCACTACATTGCCGACTCGCCAACAGGCGCGTCCGCCGACGAGCAtggcagccgcagcagcgagCCCAACTCCTACGCACCCCTGAGCTTCGTAGTGGTCGCAACAGCCGAGCAAGGCCGCCGCATCCCCTTCGCCTACCTCCTCGAAATGAAGCGCAAGTTTTTGTCCACATACGCACCCAATAGCACAGACTACTCTGCTCTCCCGGCCTACGGCTGCGCCGCCTTCAATGCCGAGCTGCGCACCCTCCTACAAACATACAACACCGCCCCACCGGCTGACTCGCTCGCCTCTGCACGGCGCGAGATTGATAGCGTGCGCGATATCATGACGGAGAATATTGAGCGTGTACTTGAGCGTGGCGAGCGGATTGATCTGCTGGTTGATAAGACCGATCGGCTGGGCGGGAGTGCGCACGATTTCCGGATCCGCAGCCGTGGTCTGCGACGGCGAATGTGGTGGAAGAATATAAAGCTGATGGTGATGCTCGGGATTGTGGTTGTTTTCTTGCTGTATTTGTTTATCGGGGCGGGCTGTGGTCTGCCTGCGTGGTCCAAGTGCGTGGGCCACAAGAAGGAGGACTGA